A region of Rhodanobacteraceae bacterium DNA encodes the following proteins:
- a CDS encoding Glycosyl transferase, group 1, with protein sequence MNAFDSDAGVLRMTGDATDVAPADPGRPRVLFLIRSLARGGAERQLVGLAAAMRRAGRDVSVACFYSGGAFQRDLVAAGVPVIDLRKRGRWDNAGFLWRLWRAFRKNDPDIVHGYLTVGNLLSLLAKLANRHTRVVWGVRSSYIDRDRYDWMSRLTFRLSRNLSRFADGIIVNSWAGAAHHASLGYPQARTTVVTNGIDTQRFRFDADGRARVRVEWGVPDDARLVGLVGRLDPMKDHPTYLKAAAILAKRDPHWRFVCVGAGAESDYARTLATLADSLGLRDRLIWAGARDDMPAVYSALDIAASTSYGEGFPNTVAEAMACGRPCVVTDVGDSARIVDDTGIVVPPQNPEALGEGLERLHRFMQAGTHPLATATRARIEQEFGVDSLVRNTNAVLQAVYGRPASANGGAP encoded by the coding sequence ATGAACGCGTTCGACTCCGATGCCGGTGTGCTGCGGATGACCGGCGATGCGACCGACGTCGCGCCGGCGGATCCCGGCAGGCCGCGCGTCCTGTTCCTGATCCGTTCGCTTGCGCGCGGCGGCGCGGAACGGCAACTGGTCGGGCTGGCGGCGGCGATGCGCCGCGCGGGCCGCGACGTCTCGGTCGCCTGCTTCTATTCGGGCGGCGCCTTCCAGCGCGACCTCGTCGCAGCCGGCGTCCCGGTGATCGATCTGCGCAAGCGTGGGCGCTGGGACAACGCGGGATTCCTGTGGCGGTTGTGGCGCGCGTTCCGCAAGAACGATCCCGACATCGTCCACGGTTATCTCACGGTCGGAAATCTGCTGTCGCTGCTGGCGAAACTGGCGAACCGCCACACCCGCGTCGTGTGGGGCGTGCGCTCGTCGTACATCGACCGCGACCGCTATGACTGGATGTCGCGACTGACCTTTCGGCTCAGCCGCAATCTGTCCCGTTTCGCCGACGGCATCATCGTCAATTCCTGGGCGGGTGCAGCCCATCATGCGTCGCTCGGTTACCCGCAGGCGCGCACCACGGTGGTGACAAACGGCATCGACACGCAGCGATTCCGCTTCGACGCCGACGGCCGCGCGCGCGTGCGCGTCGAATGGGGCGTGCCGGACGACGCGCGTTTGGTCGGCCTGGTCGGCCGCCTCGATCCGATGAAGGATCACCCGACTTACCTCAAGGCCGCCGCGATCCTCGCGAAGCGTGATCCACACTGGCGGTTCGTGTGCGTGGGCGCAGGCGCGGAATCGGACTACGCACGCACGCTTGCGACGCTCGCCGACAGTCTGGGTTTGCGCGACCGCCTGATCTGGGCAGGCGCGCGGGATGACATGCCCGCGGTGTACAGCGCGCTCGACATCGCAGCATCGACATCCTACGGCGAAGGTTTCCCGAACACCGTGGCCGAGGCAATGGCCTGCGGCCGGCCGTGCGTGGTGACCGACGTCGGCGATTCGGCGCGCATCGTGGACGACACCGGCATCGTCGTGCCGCCGCAAAATCCCGAAGCGCTCGGCGAAGGGTTGGAGCGCCTGCACCGCTTCATGCAGGCGGGAACCCACCCACTCGCTACGGCCACACGCGCACGGATCGAGCAGGAATTCGGCGTGGACAGCCTGGTCCGGAATACCAACGCCGTACTGCAGGCGGTTTACGGCCGCCCTGCCTCTGCCAACGGGGGCGCGCCATGA
- a CDS encoding Asparagine synthetase [glutamine-hydrolyzing]: MCGIAGLWDATHRCTADDGLAAVRGMTRALRQRGPDDEGFFHDAAAGLALGHRRLSVIDLSPEGHQPMTSASGRFVMVFNGEVYNHAALRRELAGHGATFRGHSDTEAMLAAIEHWGLDAALQRFIGMFAFALWDRHTRTLTLARDRLGIKPLYYGWVGSLFVFGSELKAITRVPGFDNAINRDALCLLLRHNYITAPHSIYQGIRKLVPGMLLSVSADMARMPASEVTLTAATRTWWSAREAAEAGVADRLRLSDSEAADALERVLRDAVALRMEADVPLGAFLSGGVDSSLVVALMQAQSSRPVQTFSIGFHEKGYDEAVHAGAVAKHLGTEHHELYVTAQDALDVVPTLPEIFDEPFSDSSQIPTFLLSQLARRQVTVSLSGDGGDELFGGYLRYFKARDIERCLGWMPDRMRGHAARSLSRHAGFYGSLLAGVNRCLPARARLKRPHSKVGVLASMLEAGPQEQRYRALMSHVRNPAAIVLHAGEPDTELSHPLLGPGVSENIERMMYSDLVTYLPGDILTKVDRASMAVSLEARVPLLDHRVVEFAWRVPLAQKVRRGQGKWLLRQVLYRHVPRQLIDRPKMGFGVPIGAWLRGPLRDWAEALLDERRLREEGYFDPAYVRKMLADHVAGRVNEGGRLWDVLMFQAWLAEAARKPLHTYAEAAA; this comes from the coding sequence ATGTGCGGGATTGCGGGACTCTGGGATGCCACCCACCGTTGCACGGCGGACGACGGACTCGCGGCCGTGCGCGGCATGACCCGCGCGTTGCGCCAGCGCGGGCCGGACGACGAAGGGTTCTTCCACGACGCCGCGGCGGGCCTCGCGCTGGGGCACCGGCGCCTTTCCGTGATCGACCTTTCGCCGGAAGGGCACCAGCCCATGACGTCTGCCAGCGGCCGCTTCGTGATGGTGTTCAACGGCGAGGTGTACAACCATGCCGCGCTGCGGCGCGAGTTGGCCGGCCACGGCGCGACATTCCGCGGCCACTCCGACACGGAGGCGATGCTGGCCGCGATCGAACACTGGGGGCTGGATGCCGCGCTCCAGCGTTTCATCGGCATGTTCGCGTTCGCGCTGTGGGACCGCCACACGCGCACACTGACGCTGGCCCGCGACCGCCTCGGCATCAAGCCGCTGTATTACGGCTGGGTTGGTTCGCTGTTCGTGTTCGGCTCGGAATTGAAGGCGATCACGCGGGTTCCCGGTTTCGACAACGCCATCAACCGCGATGCGCTGTGCCTGCTGCTGCGCCACAACTACATCACGGCGCCCCATTCGATCTACCAGGGCATCCGCAAACTGGTGCCGGGCATGTTGCTGAGCGTGAGCGCCGACATGGCGCGGATGCCGGCCAGTGAAGTCACGCTCACCGCGGCGACGCGCACCTGGTGGTCCGCGCGCGAAGCCGCCGAGGCCGGCGTGGCCGATCGCCTGCGCCTGTCCGACTCGGAAGCCGCGGACGCACTCGAACGCGTGCTGCGCGACGCGGTGGCGCTGCGCATGGAAGCCGACGTGCCGCTGGGCGCGTTCCTCTCGGGCGGCGTGGATTCTTCGCTGGTGGTCGCGCTGATGCAGGCGCAGTCCAGCCGCCCGGTGCAAACCTTTTCGATCGGGTTCCACGAGAAGGGCTACGACGAAGCCGTGCACGCGGGCGCGGTAGCAAAGCATCTCGGCACCGAGCACCACGAGTTGTATGTCACCGCGCAGGACGCGCTGGACGTGGTGCCGACACTGCCGGAAATCTTCGACGAACCGTTCTCGGACTCCTCGCAGATCCCGACCTTCCTGCTGTCGCAGCTCGCGCGCAGGCAGGTGACGGTGAGCCTTTCCGGCGACGGCGGCGACGAATTGTTCGGTGGTTATCTCCGCTACTTCAAGGCCCGCGACATCGAACGTTGTCTCGGCTGGATGCCGGACCGGATGCGCGGGCACGCGGCGCGCTCGCTGTCGCGGCACGCGGGTTTCTACGGATCGCTGCTGGCGGGCGTCAACCGCTGCCTGCCGGCGCGCGCGCGGCTGAAGCGGCCGCATTCCAAGGTGGGCGTGCTGGCCAGCATGCTCGAAGCGGGCCCGCAGGAGCAGCGCTACCGCGCGCTGATGTCGCATGTCAGGAATCCGGCCGCCATCGTGCTGCACGCCGGCGAACCGGACACTGAGCTCAGTCATCCGCTGCTCGGGCCGGGCGTGAGCGAGAACATCGAACGGATGATGTACAGCGATCTCGTCACCTATCTTCCGGGCGACATCCTCACCAAGGTCGACCGCGCCAGCATGGCCGTGAGCCTGGAAGCGCGCGTGCCGCTGCTGGACCACCGCGTCGTGGAATTCGCGTGGCGCGTGCCGCTCGCACAAAAGGTCCGGCGCGGACAAGGCAAGTGGCTGTTGCGGCAGGTGCTGTACCGGCACGTGCCGCGGCAACTGATCGATCGTCCCAAGATGGGATTCGGCGTACCGATCGGTGCGTGGTTGCGCGGACCGTTGCGTGACTGGGCGGAAGCGCTGCTGGACGAGCGACGTTTGCGCGAGGAGGGTTATTTCGATCCCGCATATGTCCGGAAGATGCTGGCCGACCACGTCGCCGGAAGGGTGAACGAAGGCGGCCGCCTGTGGGACGTGCTGATGTTTCAGGCATGGCTTGCGGAGGCCGCGCGCAAGCCATTGCACACGTACGCGGAAGCGGCGGCATGA
- a CDS encoding glycosyl transferase family protein, whose amino-acid sequence MGPDMWPDSTSPDAAAVLPERAQAAAGGAKTILFANTDWYLYNFRRSLALAAQAAGYEVLLISPTGEYGPRLRELGLRWEPLSGMDRRSLNPLRELRLLIELIALFRRERPALVHNFTIKCAVYGSLAAMASGIPARINAVAGLGYVFASNAPRARLLRPLVRGLMRFALRGKRARLILQNHDDAAMFTSHGLIEPAHLRVILGSGVDCSRFVPRNRPANDPPSVLLAARLLWEKGLAEYVQASRSLRARGRTVRFLLAGASDAGNPAAVPEATVRGWVEEGLVEWIGHVDDMPALFASVDIVVLPSYYREGVPKSLIEAGACATPLISTDMPGCRDAVADGVNGLIVPPRDAEALCAAIERLLDAPELARQFGLAARVRALAEFDDRIVIRRTLETWDEVLDEPLGVPATR is encoded by the coding sequence ATGGGCCCTGACATGTGGCCAGATTCGACTTCGCCGGACGCCGCCGCAGTTCTGCCGGAACGTGCCCAGGCCGCGGCTGGCGGCGCGAAAACCATCCTGTTCGCCAACACCGACTGGTATCTCTACAACTTCCGGCGCTCGCTGGCGCTGGCGGCGCAGGCCGCGGGCTACGAGGTGCTGCTGATTTCGCCTACCGGCGAATACGGACCGCGCCTGCGCGAGCTGGGCCTGCGCTGGGAACCGCTGTCCGGCATGGATCGCCGCAGCCTGAATCCCTTGCGCGAACTGCGCCTCTTGATCGAACTCATCGCACTGTTCAGGCGCGAACGGCCCGCGCTGGTGCACAACTTCACCATCAAGTGCGCGGTGTACGGCTCGCTGGCCGCGATGGCGTCCGGAATTCCGGCACGCATCAACGCGGTGGCGGGCCTCGGCTACGTGTTCGCCAGCAACGCTCCGCGCGCGCGCCTGCTGCGGCCGCTGGTGCGCGGGCTGATGCGCTTCGCGCTGCGCGGAAAACGTGCGCGGCTGATCCTGCAGAACCACGACGACGCGGCGATGTTCACCAGCCACGGCCTGATCGAACCCGCGCACCTGCGCGTGATCCTGGGCTCCGGCGTGGACTGCTCGCGGTTCGTGCCCCGCAACAGACCGGCCAACGATCCGCCCAGCGTGCTGCTGGCTGCGCGCTTGTTGTGGGAAAAAGGTTTGGCCGAATACGTGCAGGCGTCGCGCAGTCTGCGCGCGCGTGGAAGAACAGTCCGTTTCCTGCTCGCGGGCGCGTCCGACGCCGGCAATCCCGCCGCGGTGCCGGAAGCCACCGTGCGCGGCTGGGTCGAGGAAGGCCTGGTCGAGTGGATCGGGCACGTCGACGACATGCCGGCGCTGTTCGCATCGGTGGATATCGTGGTGTTGCCGAGCTACTACCGCGAAGGCGTGCCCAAATCGCTGATCGAAGCGGGAGCCTGCGCGACGCCGCTGATCAGCACGGACATGCCGGGCTGCCGCGACGCGGTCGCGGACGGCGTGAACGGACTGATCGTGCCGCCGCGCGATGCCGAGGCGTTGTGCGCGGCCATCGAGCGCCTGCTCGACGCGCCGGAACTGGCCCGGCAATTCGGTCTGGCGGCGCGGGTCCGTGCGCTGGCCGAGTTCGACGATCGCATCGTGATCCGGCGCACGCTGGAAACCTGGGACGAAGTGCTGGACGAACCGCTGGGCGTGCCGGCGACACGTTGA